In Tursiops truncatus isolate mTurTru1 chromosome 19, mTurTru1.mat.Y, whole genome shotgun sequence, a genomic segment contains:
- the TCF25 gene encoding ribosome quality control complex subunit TCF25 — MPPQTERKFRKAAARRRDTPDSRHRALSAQARCPLSFPLFLLPVSRRQRLLGPMSRRALRRLRGEQRGQEPLGPGALQFVLHDDDDVEEEGPKRGPGGRRPRGPGKEGVRVNNRFELINIEDLEEVPGVNGDRTDCLLIDAAASGNKRRAQRGHSESKKDGDVTDAAVPPEQSNTSGKLRKKKRKQKNKKNAAGESSENGLEDIDRILERLEDASGSSRPGPPPLSAKKHVLYVEHRHLNPDTELKRYFGARAVLGEQRPRQRQRVYPKCTWLTTPKSAWPRYTKPGLSMRLLESRKGRSAFAFEHSEEYQQTQHRFLAAVESMEPNNMVVLLQTSPYHVDSLLQLSDACRFQEDQEMARDLVERALYSMECAFHPLFSLTSGTCRLDYRRPENRSFYLALYKQMSFLEKRGCPRTALEYCKLILSLEPDEDPLCMLLLLDHLALRARSYEYLIRLFQEWEAHRNLSQLPNFAFSVPLAHFLLSQQADLPDQELSSAREKASLLIRQALIMFPGVLMPLLEYCSVRPDATVAAHRFFGPDAEISQPPALSQLVSLYLGRSHFLWKEPATMSWLEENVHEVLQAVDAGDPAVEACENRRKVLYQRAPRNIHRHVVLSEIKEAIAALPPDVSTQSVLGYDPLPPLDTIYSYVRPERLSPVSHGNTIALFFRSLLPNYTVEGERPEDGGAGGPHLDQGLNRLMLALRDMMANFHFHDLEVPREDHLEGDEWD; from the exons ATGCCACCGCAGACAGAGAGGAAGTTCCGGAAGGCCGCAGCGCGCAGACGCGACACGCCAGACTCGCGCCACCGTGCCTTAAGTGCGCAGGCGCGCTGTCCGCTCTCTTTTCCGCTCTTCCTTCTGCCAGTCTCTAGACGTCAGCGGCTGTTGGGTCCTATGTCGCGCCGGGCCCTCCGGAGGCTGAGGGGGGAACAGCGCGGCCAGGAGCCCCTTGGGCCCGGCGCCCTGCAGTTTGTCCTCCACGATGACGATGATGTGGAAGAAGAAGGCCCAAAGCGGGGGCCCGGTGGCCGGCGCCCCCGGGGCCCAGGGAAGGAGGGCGTCCGAGTCAACAACCGGTTCGAGTTG ATAAACATCGAGGACCTCGAGGAGGTGCCCGGGGTGAACGGGGACAGGACCGACTGTCTGCTCATTGACGCCGCAGCATCGGGGAACAAAAGGAGGGCCCAGCGTGGACACTCAGAGTCCAAGAAGGATGGCGACGTGACGGACGCGGCGGTTCCCCCAGAGCAG TCTAATACAAGTGGCAAACTCcgcaagaagaaaaggaaacagaaaaataagaaaaacgcTGCAGGAGAAAGCTCG GAGAATGGGCTGGAGGACATCGACCGCATCCTGGAGAGGCTTGAGGATGCCAGCGGCTCCAGCCGCCCAGGCCCGCCCCCACTGAGTGCCAAGAAGCATGTTCTGTACGTGGAGCACAG ACACTTGAATCCAGACACGGAACTGAAAAGGTATTTTGGTGCCCGAGCCGTCCTGGGGGAGCAGAG GCCGCGGCAGAGACAGCGCGTGTACCCCAAGTGTACGTGGCTGACCACCCCTAAGAGCGCCTGGCCCCGGTACACCAAACCAG GTCTGTCGATGCGGCTGCTAGAGTCTAGGAAAGGCCGCTCAGCCTTCGCCTTTGAGCACAGTGAAGAGTACCAGCAGACGCAGCACAGGTTCCTGGCCGCCGTGGAGTCCATGGAGCCCAACAACATGGTG GTCCTGCTGCAGACCAGCCCCTATCACGTGGACTCGCTCCTGCAACTCAGTGACGCCTGCCGCTTCCAGGAGGACCAGGAGATGGCGCGGGACCTCGTGG AGCGCGCGCTGTACAGCATGGAGTGTGCCTTCCACCCCTTGTTCAGCCTCACCAGCGGGACCTGCCGGCTGGACTACCGCAGGCCCGAGAACAG GAGCTTCTACCTGGCCCTCTACAAGCAGATGAGCTTCCTGGAGAAGCGGGGCTGCCCACGCACGGCGCTGGAGTACTGCAAGCTCATCCTCAG CCTTGAGCCGGACGAGGACCCCCTGTGCATGCTGCTGCTGCTCGACCACCTGGCCTTAAGGGCACGGAGCTACGAGTACCTGATCCGCCTCTTCCAGGAGTGGGAG GCTCATCGGAACCTGTCCCAGCTCCCAAATTTCGCCTTCTCTGTGCCGCTGGCGCATTTCCTGCTGAGTCAGCAGGCAGACCTCCCCGACCAGGAGCTGAGCTCTGCGAGGGAGAAGGCCTCTCTCTTGATCCGGCAGGCGCTCATCATGTTCCCTGGAG TGCTCATGCCTCTGCTCGAGTACTGCAGCGTGCGCCCCGACGCCACCGTGGCCGCACACCGCTTCTTCGGACCTGACGCCGAGATAAG CCAGCCCCCCGCCCTGAGCCAGCTGGTAAGCCTGTACCTCGGGAGGTCCCACTTCCTCTGGAAGGAGCCGGCCACCATGAGCTGGCTGGAGGAGAACGTGCACGAGGTTCTGCAGGCGGTGGACGCCGGGGACCCTGCCGTGGAGGCGTGTGAGAACAG GCGCAAGGTGCTGTACCAGCGTGCACCCAGAAACATCCACCGCCACGTGGTCCTGTCGGAGATCAAGGAAGCCATTGCCGCCCTACCTCCG GATGTGAGCACGCAGTCTGTGCTGGGCTATGACCCATTGCCTCCCTTGGACACCATCTACTCCTACGTCAGACCGGAGAG GCTCAGCCCTGTCAGCCATGGAAACACCATTGCCCTCTTCTTCCGCTCCTTGTTGCCGAACTACACCGTGGAG GGGGAGCGGCCAGAGGACGGAGGGGCCGGGGGTCCACACcttgaccagggcttgaacaggCTGATGCTGGCCTTGCGGGACATGATGGCCAACTTCCACTTCCACGACTTGGAGGTGCCGCGCGAGGACCACCTCGAGGGCGACGAGTGGGACTGA
- the TUBB3 gene encoding tubulin beta-3 chain isoform X2 produces MPVLGPQRQLLSPLNSTSPATPRLGLATNQTGPQCLEVSVPEGLFLSLGLVSLVENMLVVAAIMKNRNLHSPMYYFICCLAASDLLVSISNVLETAVMLLLEAGALAPRAAVVQQLDDVIDVLICSSMVSSLCFLGAIAVDRYISIFYALRYHSLVTLPRAWRAIAAIWVASILASTLFIAYYNHAAVLLCLVSFFVAMLVLMAVLYVHMLARACQHARGIARLHKRQRSTQQGFGLKGAATLTILLGTFFLCWGPFFLHLLLIVLCPQHPTCVCIFKNFNLFLTLIICNAIVDPLIYAFRSQELRKTLQEVLQGSWADPPQPAPAPARPPASRSRPPHAPSMREIVHIQAGQCGNQIGAKFWEVISDEHGIDPSGNYVGDSDLQLERISVYYNEASSHKYVPRAILVDLEPGTMDSVRSGAFGHLFRPDNFIFGQSGAGNNWAKGHYTEGAELVDSVLDVVRKECENCDCLQGFQLTHSLGGGTGSGMGTLLISKVREEYPDRIMNTFSVVPSPKVSDTVVEPYNATLSIHQLVENTDETYCIDNEALYDICFRTLKLATPTYGDLNHLVSATMSGVTTSLRFPGQLNADLRKLAVNMVPFPRLHFFMPGFAPLTARGSQQYRALTVPELTQQMFDAKNMMAACDPRHGRYLTVATVFRGRMSMKEVDEQMLAIQSKNSSYFVEWIPNNVKVAVCDIPPRGLKMSSTFIGNSTAIQELFKRISEQFTAMFRRKAFLHWYTGEGMDEMEFTEAESNMNDLVSEYQQYQDATAEEEGEMYEDDDEESEAQGPK; encoded by the exons ATGCCTGTGCTCGGCCCCCAGAGGCAGCTGCTGAGTCCCCTCAACTCCACGTCcccagccaccccccgcctcggGCTGGCCACCAACCAGACGGGGCCCCAGTGCCTGGAGGTGTCCGTTCCCGAAGGGCTGTTCCTCAGCTTGGGGCTGGTGAGTCTCGTGGAGAACATGCTGGTGGTGGCCGCCATCATGAAGAACCGCAACCTGCACTCGCCCATGTACTACTTCATCTGCTGCCTGGCCGCGTCCGACCTGCTTGTGAGCATCAGCAACGTGCTGGAGACGGCCGTCATGCTGCTGCTGGAGGCCGGCGCCCTGGCCCCTCGGGCCGCCGTGGTGCAGCAGCTGGACGACGTCATTGATGTGCTCATCTGCAGCTCCATGGtgtccagcctctgcttcctgggcGCCATCGCCGTGGACCGCTACATCTCCATCTTCTACGCCCTGCGGTACCACAGCCTCGTGACATTGCCCAGGGCGTGGCGGGCCATCGCGGCCATCTGGGTGGCCAGCATCCTTGCCAGCACCCTCTTCATCGCCTACTACAACCACGCGGCCGTCCTGCTCTGTCTCGTGAGCTTCTTCGTAGCCATGCTGGTGCTCATGGCGGTGCTGTACGTCCACATGCTGGCCCGGGCGTGCCAGCATGCCCGGGGCATTGCCCGGCTCCACAAGAGGCAGCGCTCCACCCAGCAGGGCTTCGGCCTCAAGGGCGCAGCCACCCTCACCATCCTGCTGGGCACCTTCTTCCTCTGCTGGGGCCCCTTCTTCCTCCACCTCTTGCTCATCGTCCTCTGCCCTCAACACCCCACCTGTGTCTGCATCTTCAAGAACTTCAACCTCTTCCTCACCCTCATCATCTGCAACGCCATTGTGGACCCTCTCATCTACGCCTTCCGCAGCCAGGAGCTCCGGAAGACGCTCCAAGAGGTGCTGCAGGGCTCCTG GGCTG ATCCTCCGCAGCCAGCCCCGGCCCCAGCGCGTCCGCCTGCGTCCCGCAGCCGCCCGCCACACGCACCGAGCATGAGGGAGATCGTGCACATCCAGGCCGGCCAGTGCGGCAACCAGATCGGGGCCAAG TTCTGGGAGGTCATCAGCGACGAGCACGGGATAGACCCCAGTGGCAATTATGTAGGGGACTCGGACCTGCAGCTGGAGCGCATCAGCGTCTACTACAACGAGGCCTCTT CTCACAAGTATGTGCCTCGGGCCATCCTGGTGGACCTGGAGCCTGGAACCATGGACAGCGTCCGGTCTGGGGCCTTTGGGCACCTCTTCAGGCCTGACAACTTCATCTTCG GTCAGAGTGGGGCCGGCAACAACTGGGCCAAGGGCCACTACACGGAGGGTGCCGAGCTGGTGGACTCGGTCCTGGACGTGGTGCGGAAGGAGTGTGAGAATTGCGACTGCCTGCAGGGCTTCCAGCTGACCCACTCGCTGGGGGGCGGCACGGGCTCGGGCATGGGCACCCTGCTCATCAGCAAGGTCCGCGAGGAGTACCCCGACCGCATCATGAACACCTTCAGCGTGGTGCCCTCGCCCAAGGTGTCGGACACGGTGGTCGAGCCCTACAACGCCACGCTGTCCATCCACCAGCTGGTGGAGAACACGGACGAGACCTACTGCATCGACAACGAGGCGCTGTACGACATCTGCTTCCGCACTCTCAAGCTGGCCACGCCCACCTACGGGGACCTCAACCACCTGGTGTCGGCCACCATGAGCGGGGTCACCACCTCCCTGCGCTTCCCGGGCCAGCTCAACGCCGACCTGCGCAAGCTGGCCGTGAACATGGTGCCCTTCCCGCGCCTGCACTTCTTCATGCCCGGCTTCGCCCCGCTCACCGCCCGCGGCAGCCAGCAGTACCGCGCGCTGACGGTGCCCGAGCTCACCCAGCAGATGTTTGACGCCAAGAACATGATGGCGGCCTGCGACCCCCGCCACGGGCGCTACCTGACCGTGGCCACTGTCTTCCGGGGCCGCATGTCCATGAAGGAGGTGGACGAGCAGATGCTGGCCATCCAGAGCAAGAACAGCAGCTACTTTGTCGAGTGGATCCCCAACAACGTGAAGGTGGCCGTGTGCGACATCCCGCCCCGCGGGCTCAAGATGTCCTCCACCTTCATCGGCAACAGCACGGCCATCCAGGAGCTGTTCAAGCGCATCTCGGAGCAGTTCACGGCCATGTTCCGCCGCAAGGCCTTCCTGCACTGGTACACGGGCGAGGGCATGGACGAGATGGAGTTCACCGAGGCCGAGAGCAACATGAACGACCTGGTGTCCGAGTACCAGCAGTACCAGGACGCCACGGccgaggaggagggggagatgtATGAAGATGATGACGAGGAATCCGAGGCGCAGGGCCCCAAGTGA
- the TUBB3 gene encoding tubulin beta-3 chain isoform X1, with protein MDSVRSGAFGHLFRPDNFIFGQSGAGNNWAKGHYTEGAELVDSVLDVVRKECENCDCLQGFQLTHSLGGGTGSGMGTLLISKVREEYPDRIMNTFSVVPSPKVSDTVVEPYNATLSIHQLVENTDETYCIDNEALYDICFRTLKLATPTYGDLNHLVSATMSGVTTSLRFPGQLNADLRKLAVNMVPFPRLHFFMPGFAPLTARGSQQYRALTVPELTQQMFDAKNMMAACDPRHGRYLTVATVFRGRMSMKEVDEQMLAIQSKNSSYFVEWIPNNVKVAVCDIPPRGLKMSSTFIGNSTAIQELFKRISEQFTAMFRRKAFLHWYTGEGMDEMEFTEAESNMNDLVSEYQQYQDATAEEEGEMYEDDDEESEAQGPK; from the exons ATGGACAGCGTCCGGTCTGGGGCCTTTGGGCACCTCTTCAGGCCTGACAACTTCATCTTCG GTCAGAGTGGGGCCGGCAACAACTGGGCCAAGGGCCACTACACGGAGGGTGCCGAGCTGGTGGACTCGGTCCTGGACGTGGTGCGGAAGGAGTGTGAGAATTGCGACTGCCTGCAGGGCTTCCAGCTGACCCACTCGCTGGGGGGCGGCACGGGCTCGGGCATGGGCACCCTGCTCATCAGCAAGGTCCGCGAGGAGTACCCCGACCGCATCATGAACACCTTCAGCGTGGTGCCCTCGCCCAAGGTGTCGGACACGGTGGTCGAGCCCTACAACGCCACGCTGTCCATCCACCAGCTGGTGGAGAACACGGACGAGACCTACTGCATCGACAACGAGGCGCTGTACGACATCTGCTTCCGCACTCTCAAGCTGGCCACGCCCACCTACGGGGACCTCAACCACCTGGTGTCGGCCACCATGAGCGGGGTCACCACCTCCCTGCGCTTCCCGGGCCAGCTCAACGCCGACCTGCGCAAGCTGGCCGTGAACATGGTGCCCTTCCCGCGCCTGCACTTCTTCATGCCCGGCTTCGCCCCGCTCACCGCCCGCGGCAGCCAGCAGTACCGCGCGCTGACGGTGCCCGAGCTCACCCAGCAGATGTTTGACGCCAAGAACATGATGGCGGCCTGCGACCCCCGCCACGGGCGCTACCTGACCGTGGCCACTGTCTTCCGGGGCCGCATGTCCATGAAGGAGGTGGACGAGCAGATGCTGGCCATCCAGAGCAAGAACAGCAGCTACTTTGTCGAGTGGATCCCCAACAACGTGAAGGTGGCCGTGTGCGACATCCCGCCCCGCGGGCTCAAGATGTCCTCCACCTTCATCGGCAACAGCACGGCCATCCAGGAGCTGTTCAAGCGCATCTCGGAGCAGTTCACGGCCATGTTCCGCCGCAAGGCCTTCCTGCACTGGTACACGGGCGAGGGCATGGACGAGATGGAGTTCACCGAGGCCGAGAGCAACATGAACGACCTGGTGTCCGAGTACCAGCAGTACCAGGACGCCACGGccgaggaggagggggagatgtATGAAGATGATGACGAGGAATCCGAGGCGCAGGGCCCCAAGTGA